In a genomic window of Triticum dicoccoides isolate Atlit2015 ecotype Zavitan unplaced genomic scaffold, WEW_v2.0 scaffold121619, whole genome shotgun sequence:
- the LOC119343286 gene encoding tryptophan decarboxylase 1-like, giving the protein MDIVDANPISFSAFPDDKAVFEPLNPEDVRAYLHKAVDFISDYYTNIESMPVLPNVKPGYLQDELSASPPTHSASFDVTMKELRTSVVPGMTHWASPNFFAFFPSTNSAAAIAGDLIASAMNTVGFMWQASPAATEMELLALDWLAQLLRLPTTFMNRTSTGRGTGGGVILGTTSEALLVTLVAARDTALHRSGSVGVSHLPRLAVYAADQTHSTFFKACRLAGFDPANIRSIPTGPETNYGLNPSKLLEVMQADADAGLVPTYVCATVGTTSSNAVDPVGAIADVAAMFNAWVHVDAAYAGSACICPEFRHHLDGVEHVDSISMSPHKWLLTCLDCTCLYVRDAHRLSDSLETNPEYLKNDATDSGEVTDLKDMQVGVGRRFRGLKLWMVMRTYGTAKLQEHIRSDVAMAKMFEDFVRADNRFEVVVPRNFALVCFRIKPSGAMTEEDADEANRVLMENLNKTGKAYLAHTVVGDKFVLRFAVGSSLQEERHVTSAWDLIKKTTSGIMD; this is encoded by the coding sequence ATGGACATCGTGGACGCTAACCCAATCTCCTTCTCCGCCTTCCCCGACGACAAGGCGGTGTTCGAGCCACTCAACCCCGAAGATGTCCGTGCATACCTCCACAAGGCCGTCGACTTCATCTCTGACTACTACACCAACATCGAGTCTATGCCGGTTCTGCCCAACGTGAAGCCGGGATACCTGCAAGACGAGCTGAGCGCGTCCCCGCCGACCCACTCCGCATCATTCGATGTCACCATGAAGGAGCTCAGGACCTCCGTTGTCCCCGGCATGACACACTGGGCTAGCCCCAATTTCTTCGCCTTCTTTCCCTCCACCAACAGCGCTGCTGCCATCGCCGGCGACCTCATCGCCTCTGCCATGAACACTGTTGGATTCATGTGGCAGGCCTCGCCCGCGGCCACCGAGATGGAGCTTCTCGCTCTTGACTGGCTTGCGCAGCTTCTGCGCCTACCCACCACCTTCATGAACCGCACCAGTACTGGACGTGGCACCGGCGGTGGTGTCATCCTCGGCACAACCAGCGAGGCATTGCTCGTCACGCTAGTGGCCGCTCGTGATACAGCGCTGCATCGGAGCGGCTCAGTCGGCGTGTCCCACCTACCACGCTTGGCTGTCTATGCTGCCGACCAGACCCACTCCACGTTCTTCAAGGCATGCCGCCTCGCAGGTTTCGACCCCGCCAACATCCGCTCAATCCCTACTGGGCCGGAAACTAACTACGGGCTCAACCCGTCCAAGCTTCTCGAGGTAATGCAAGCTGATGCCGATGCCGGTCTCGTGCCCACATATGTCTGTGCCACGGTGGGCACCACATCTTCCAATGCCGTCGACCCAGTGGGCGCCATCGCCGACGTTGCCGCCATGTTCAATGCATGGGTCCATGTCGATGCTGCCTACGCCGGCAGTGCGTGTATCTGCCCAGAGTTTCGCCACCATCTCGATGGCGTCGAGCACGTGGACTCCATTAGCATGAGCCCACACAAATGGCTTCTCACGTGCCTCGATTGCACCTGTTTGTACGTCCGTGATGCTCACCGACTTAGTGACTCATTGGAGACCAACCCGGAGTACCTCAAGAATGACGCTACCGATTCCGGTGAGGTCACCGATCTGAAAGACATGCAGGTCGGCGTTGGTCGGCGCTTCCGCGGGCTCAAGCTTTGGATGGTCATGCGCACATATGGTACCGCAAAGCTCCAAGAGCACATCCGTAGTGATGTCGCCATGGCCAAGATGTTTGAAGATTTCGTCCGCGCCGACAACAGGTTCGAGGTGGTTGTACCGAGGAACTTTGCTCTTGTGTGCTTTAGGATCAAGCCAAGTGGAGCCATGACGGAAGAGGATGCCGATGAAGCCAACCGTGTGCTAATGGAGAATTTGAACAAGACTGGCAAGGCTTATCTTGCGCACACGGTGGTTGGAGACAAGTTCGTGCTCCGGTTCGCCGTTGGGTCGTCACTTCAGGAGGAGAGGCATGTGACGAGTGCATGGGACCTTATCAAGAAGACTACGAGCGGTATCATGGATTAA